From Syntrophorhabdaceae bacterium, one genomic window encodes:
- a CDS encoding alpha/beta hydrolase: MRKYFLSSLSVIAICISLFTAPITWGAGIDAAPTAAGGIQSVAAQSVRVGDIDVSYRIIGDGYPLLLITGYGATMDMWDPLMIRELSSRFKLILFDNRGIGKTTASDKPFTIELFAEDTIGLMNALKIQKAHILGWSMGTFIAMELALKYPERVGKLILYAGNCGWQGRKVVEARPEVSAALFDLSVTEEERAKRLISILFPKKWLEDHPDFLKQLPGPKEPVSITSIERQGNAIKTWPGTCGRIDKLVQPTLIITGIEDVIIPPANAFLLASRIPGSWLIRLPGGHSNMYQYPQTFSRCLLAFLEAGIEK, encoded by the coding sequence TCTTTTTACAGCTCCCATAACGTGGGGAGCGGGTATCGATGCTGCTCCAACGGCTGCGGGCGGTATCCAGTCTGTGGCAGCACAGTCGGTCCGCGTCGGCGATATTGATGTCAGCTACCGGATCATAGGCGACGGGTATCCACTGCTTCTCATTACCGGTTACGGCGCGACCATGGATATGTGGGATCCTCTCATGATCAGGGAGCTTTCATCACGCTTCAAGCTTATTCTTTTTGACAACCGAGGGATAGGCAAAACGACCGCCTCGGACAAACCCTTTACGATAGAACTTTTCGCGGAGGACACGATCGGCCTCATGAATGCCCTGAAGATACAAAAGGCCCATATATTGGGTTGGTCTATGGGCACATTCATCGCAATGGAACTTGCCCTGAAATACCCGGAGAGGGTAGGCAAATTGATCCTCTATGCCGGTAATTGCGGCTGGCAAGGCAGAAAGGTGGTGGAGGCACGTCCTGAAGTATCAGCCGCCCTGTTTGATCTCTCGGTCACAGAAGAGGAGAGGGCAAAACGGCTTATCAGCATCCTCTTTCCGAAAAAATGGCTTGAAGACCACCCTGATTTTTTAAAGCAACTACCCGGACCGAAGGAACCTGTATCAATCACGAGTATCGAACGGCAGGGCAATGCCATTAAGACCTGGCCGGGAACATGCGGCAGGATCGATAAGCTCGTACAGCCCACGCTTATTATAACAGGCATTGAAGATGTCATTATTCCCCCCGCCAATGCCTTTCTGCTGGCATCGAGGATCCCGGGCTCCTGGCTGATAAGGCTGCCCGGCGGCCATTCCAATATGTATCAATACCCTCAAACATTCAGCAGATGCCTTCTCGCCTTTCTGGAGGCCGGGATTGAAAAATAA